TGCCTTAGTATCGACCCCTGCACCCTCGCATCCCCCAGCCACTGCCCCATCCCGACGCTCCCAACCCTGCACAGATGTACTCTAGACTAACGGGACTTGTCATCACTGGCCTATGCTGTATTTAAACGACAGTTTTCAAAAAATGGGTTGTCTTGCATTTACAACCTCCTTTTGACTCCCAACATTCTTTTTAGCTCTTCTCTTATTTTATCATCCCAGTGACACTgagaaaacaggatttttttttttctgtcttagaGGAAAAATAAGGCTATAACTACACTGCAGGGATTTTTGCCTTCCTACTGGgattggcggagaaggcaatggcaccccactccagtactcttgcctggaaaatcccatggacggaggagcctggtgggctgcagtccatggggtcgctgggagttggatacgactgagcgacttcactttcccttttcactttcatgcattggagaaggaaatggcaacccactccagtgttcttgcctggagaatcccagggacggcagggcctggtgggctgccgttcatggggtcgcacagagttggacatgactgaagcgaccttagcagcagcagcactgggatTGGAGGCCCATCCTGTGTCTTTGGTCTCAAAAATGTAGCATCCGTAGATGCTTGAGGAGGTTagaggaccagatccctaggtgAGTAAGAGGCAAGCACCCAGAGCAGCATCCAAGTGTCCTGGACCAGTGTGCCCCCAACTTTAATGTGCACAGATATCACCTGGGGATCTTATTAAAACACACATTCTGACTctgcaggtctggggtgggggctgagacACTTTTtagcaagctcccaggtgatgctcctGTGGCTGGTCCCAGGACCACACTTAGAGTAGCAGCCAGGGCCTAGAATTCAGCTGTTACTTCTGCCCCGGGGCATTGGGCTTGTGAGTTTCTCTCCTTGTCCCACCACTCCCCCACCGCCCCGCCGCCCCCAGACCAGCCCAGCTCCTTCCGACCCTCACCTCCTGAGGAGGCCACAGCAACCAGGATGAGGGAATCCTCAcgccccgcaggctcctctgagTACTGCAACTTCTCCGTCACAGAGCCCAGGATGTCCTGCACAGATGCTGAGAGGCGGCTGCGTATGGTCACGTAAGAGTGATCAGGCATGTAGACCCGGCAGAAGACTAGACAGAGACCGGAAGGTGGCTTTTCACCAGTGGGCAGAATGGCAGCATCAGCACAGCCCCCTCCTGAGCACCTCTGTTCCCCACCCCACTGCAATCTTAAATGGGCTGGCCTCTGAAAAAGATGTTGCAAAAACTGGTTCTGAGACAGAAGGAAACCCCATAGAGGTCGCCGGTGATCCGGAGACCCCTCAAGCCCCCAGAACACTCACTCTCATCGGAACCCCGGAAAGCCACGCGGGTCTGCAGACAGGAGTCTATCCGACGGAAGTGGCGGAAGAGTGGCTTCACCTGCTTGCTGGGTGGCTGGCTCTCCTCCGGGATCCTGGTGTGGACACCGCTGGGCATCAGAGAGCCCGGCCAGGCATCTTGCATGCCAGGCAGGTGGCATCAAGCAGGGATATCAGAACCGGGTCAAGGATGCCCCAGCATCAGGTTCAGAGAGTGGTGAAGGAGGTCAGAAGACAGGACCATGGCCAGCATTGGGATGGCTGTCCGAATGACCGaatcaaatgccacctcctccctgAATTCTTCTCTATccaccccacccaccagcagagGTCACCTTTTTGTCTCAGTGGCTGTAGGACATTGGGCTAATATGTGTTTACCTTCGTGTCTTATCTCTTCTACAAGATTGAGAGCtgactgaattttattttcaacctCCAGGCCTAGCACCCTGCCTGGTACATGGCAGGTGTAGATCATCAGCTGTTTGCTGAATTTTACTGACAAAAACTCCACAGTCTGGGAGGGAGACAGACTTGCGTACAGCTACTTCTCACACCAGACAGGTGTTAGATGATATAATAAAGGCACAAGAAGAGTTTTgttggtacagggagggagggggggacAGCTACCACCAAAAGATGCTTTCACTGAGAAGATGGCATTTGACCTGGACCTTGAAGGgcaacaggaagagaagggggtgggaggagggcacTCTGGGGTGGACCATATAAGTGATAGCAGGAAGTTGAGAACACACAGGTGTTCATGGAATTGGTGGGTGTATAGGGAGTGTCATGCGTAAGGGGGGATGTGGGAGATGTGGAGGGAAGGATCAGCAGAAGGCAGACAGAGAGGGGCCAGGATGCTGTTGGGGGAGGGGCATGGATATTTTGGGAACAGAAGCACAAGGTTGTCAAGTTTGAAAGGTCTCTCTGGCATCAGCATAAGAAAGACACAAAACCATAAGCTAAAGCCCTGGATCAGAGGCTGCAGCCATAATCCAAGTGAGAGATACTGAAGCCTAAATGAGGGTTATGACAGTGGAATGGAGAAACTGAAAGGGCTGAAAAGATGGACAGATGGACACAGTGGTGTCTTGAAGTCAGCTCACAATGGCTTGTGAAGGCAGACtgttaaattttggaaaattttgccAACTGGTTTtaaacacagccattaaaaatttaattataatagataattgtatataaacatatatatgttttataaactTATAGCCAAATTATTATAATACAAAAAAGTCATTTCCTAATTGTTTCACCGTGTTATTCTCTGTGCTCTTCAGGTTATTTGCGTCTGTTGGATTTGTATGGTGAAGATACTACATAATGACCTGCTACCGCACATCTCCTCCCAACTTCACATTCAATGACGTCACATTGGGAGCTTGAAATAAACCATGGTGAAAGAATttacaccatgctgctgctactgctgctaagtcgcttcagtcgtgtccgactctgtgcgaccccatagacggcagcccaccaggcttccccatccctgggattcttcaggcaagaacactggagtgggttgccatttccttctccaatgcatgaaagtgaaagtgaagtcactcagttgtgtccgactgtagcgaccccatggactaccccatggactgcagcctaccaggctcttccgtccgtgggattttccaggcaaaagtactggagtggggtgccattgccttctccgaatttacACCATGGGAATCAGCAAAAGCTACAAGTCAGGGCTCTTTTTCCTGAAGTGCTGGCTGTTCAATATTTATCAGTACACCACTGGACTGACAAATAAGTGGATGGGAGAATGGACCCCCAAAATGTCTGGAGATGATGCTTTGTGCTCCTCTCCAGTGAGAGAAAGGGACTGAAATCAAGACATCTTGGAGTCCAAAGGCCAGAGGCACCCAGCCCTCTAATTGAGGAACAAGGAGGACTTTGTTCCTGGCCCCTCTCCAAGCCCATTCCCCTCACTTTAGCTCCACTGTTTCCACAAGCTGGTGCAGCCTCAGTGTGTCCTCTCGGAGGTCCTGGTAAAGGGACTCATCCTTCATAATCAGCAGGTACAGGTCCTGCAGAGACAAGGAGAAAGAAGGTGAGGGCAAGGGTCTCATCCCAGCATCACTCTCTGCAAAGGCAGGGCAGGGCCTCCATGCCTTCAAGCACAGAAGAATCCTATAAGCTAGGACTTGCTGGCCTCTTTTCTTCCAGGCACCCAGCTTGAGAAGTATGGTTCCTTCAAAAGGGCCCCTTCCAGAGCAAACAGCCTGGTCACCCACCTTCTCATCCCAGGCCCACCTTGATGATGCGGCcagccccctcttcctcctgcagcAGCCCCTGGTAGGTGTCCAAGAAATGAAGGAGCATGGCTAGACAGGCCTGCTTCCGGCCCAGCCCCTCGGGGCCTTCCATGCCTCCTGCCCAAACAAAGCTGACCCCTAAGTTAAGAAAAAGCCCTGGCAGGCAGACTTGAGGACACTGAGAAGGGGTATGGAAGGCAAGGCTTTGCAATGGGAGCCAAGGCCACCCCTAAAAATTCTCTAGGTTTGGGGCCAGAGAGAAAGGGGCTCTGAAGTTCCCTGGAACCAGGACCCCTCATGCCCCAGCCCAGGTTTTTGCCAGAATAGGTAGGGATGGCACCCACTTGACCACATGCAGCTCTTGCCTGTTTGACTTTCACTTGAAGAAATTCACTAGAAGCTACTCTGCCTGGACCCACCCAACCCCTGATCAGCCCACAGCCCAGAGCTCACAGCAGGCTGATAAAGGCCAATGGTGCTAACCACAAACCTGACCATCTCTCCGTGTAAGCCCTGGTGTTTCAAAGAGAACCTATGATATTCTACTCATTGGCCTGCCATTTACAATTAGGTCCTAGAATAACTCAGTGAGAGGCCCTATGAATAGCCCAGTCAGTGACTTGTCTCTAGTGACCCTATGAAAGCACAGCCATGACCTGATGTTTACATCAGACCCTGTAATAACTCGCTGGGCAACCAGATGTTTAGAGCAATAATTCAGTGGGGAGACAGGCGCTCTTAATAGAATAATAACACCTTACATCCATACAGGGCTCTGCAGTCTCCAAGCACTCCTACCTCTGCTGCTAGAATGGTCTCCACAACAGCCCCAGGGGCAGGTACTGTTTAGCCCCGttttacagaaggggaaactgaggccccaggaggtcaggtgatcttcccgaggTCACACAGTTGGTGAGTGAAGAAATGGGATTGAAACCCAGGTGTGTTTTCTTGGGAAGAGCTTAGCCCCTCAcatcccatggcatgtgggatgcaGGGAGTGGCTCCCTCCTGACCTTCCCTTTCGCAAGCTTCACAAAAGGATATTACTGGTGCAGCTCCTGCAGAAATTTCTCCGTGGGAAGGAAGAGCGAATGAGTGAGGACGATGTCATCCAGCAGGGTATCTGTAAGAGCAGTCACCACCACTGATGTCAGGAGGGCACTTCCAGGACCTGGTTGGACGCTCACCACTCCCCCTCTCTTGCCTCGAGGGCAAATTCTCTTTAGCTGGGCTGGAGCCTCAGCCACCTGCCCAGTCATGCTCTGCACATGCCccaccatacatacacacacacacacacacacacacacacgtgaaggTTCTGGGCAGCCGCTGCGGGGGTGGGGTTGGCAGCTGCCGAGGCagctggagggaaggagggggcgcCCTCCGATTGCCACGCCCACTTCTCGCCAGTGTGCGTGGGTAGCGGGTCATTTAATACGCCAAGCTTGacatctgtgtgtgtgggggggcgggCGGGGAAGAGAGGTAGTCTCTACAAGTGTCTCTAGGCCAAGAGAACTAAGCACAGGTAGGGTCAGCGGcagcgtgtgtttgtgtgtgtgtgtatgtccctcctcccctccccactccctaccTAAGAGTTTTGAGTTCCAGCTAGGCAGGTGAGAACCAGCCCCATTAAAAGGGAGAGGGACGACTGCCATCTCTTTGATCCCAAAGCCTTTAAATAGAAAGCTTGTGTCCTCCAGctgcccagggatggaagagTTAATGATGCAAGGGTGGAGGGGAGTGGCTCCTCACACCACCCTTtccccctccacacccccatcTGGGCCTGGCTCAGCCAGTCAGCCAGGTACAAGGTCGCCCTGACTTGCAGCcagccctggggtggggcagggcagcctggcacACACAGACAGGCAGGGCATGGGGAGGGAGCCAGGTGTCCTCATCAGAACAGGTTAGGGCCAGGTCCCCAGGTACTGCCCCAAGGCTTCTGATGGCCCTTGGGTCACCATCCCCTGGCCTCCAATTCTAGCCATGAAAGTGGAGCGGGTGAATCAACATGAGATCCTCAACTTCAATgatttcatttcacaaatgagaaaccaaggcccagagctgAGAGGAACTTGCCTGGAGCTAGAGTAAGAACCCTGACTCCTGCGTTTCAGTTCTTTTCTCACTGTGCTTGAGGCAAGCAGAGTGTCAGAGTGAAGTACAGTGGGCAGCGGGGGGCTGCTTTGGCTTGTTTGGGGTAGCTTGTGCAAGTCTCCTCTGCCCACACACCCTGGGAGGGAACTGAGATAGCTTAAGAATATATTGGAGAATATCAGAGTGGCAGGTTAAGCTTGATTCTCATCTATTCTGGGACTGCTTTGGGGTTTCCCCAAACCAGTTACTCTGGAGATCCAGCCTGCCAGTCCAGCTAATACAGTGACAGTCAGTTCAAGAGTCCTTCCTCAGGGGACACTGAGCAGCATCTGTGGCACCAGGCCctggcaaaaggagaaagacagtttctccctttttctctctgcccaGCCTTTCAAGTGAGTCAGAGAGCCCCTCCAGCCCTGATCCTCAGCCCCAGGGATGGGGACGAGGACTAGGGATGTCCCCAAACCTTCCCTCTACTCTTTATCTCACAGGAAAGATAAACAGAGCAAAGAAAGAGGACCATGGGGCAGAGTGGGGGAAATGGTGCCATAGGGGCTACAGCTTGGTGCCTGTCTCTTCCTAGGCAGGCTCTGGTCCAATGCACAGCCTCCCCAGGGAATGTGTCATAGAGACACAGCGTGTGTGGTGTAGGCGGGAAGTTATGGTTAAGAGAGCTGTGTGTGTctgatatttttctaattaaatccAAAAGGTGTCAGCTCCCCAGGGCAACTGCAACCTGAGCCAAGGAGAGTACCTGGGTCTTGAGAAAAATCTAGGGGAGTGGAGCCCCATTCTGCACACCTGGGTTGGGGCTCCCTGCAAAGGTCTGGGAGCAATGCGTGAAACCCCCATCTGTAAGCCCTCAGCCTGGGCTCCCAATCCTCAGATCCCACTGGGTGTTAGTGAAATGCTGACAACTAGCCCTGAAGACCCTTGGATCTTTTACTTCAGCCGCTAACCAGCAatctggggcctcagtttcctcaaaatCTCCTTAGCAGGGGTGCTGGTGGGGAGTGGCAAAATAGCTTCATCATTTAGGGAATAAGCCTCTCAGGGTGTGGTTATTTTTAAAGAGGCCCTGTGCTGAGGCCTGCCACCGGAAGGGCGGGAGCTGGAGAGGTTTGGACCCCCCTGGATGCTGCAGGGCCTGAGGTCTGCCCAGCCACCAGACACCTTTGAATCCACCCCAAACTAGAATGCCTCCCTCCATACGTGCCCCTCCCCCCTTCCAAGCTGCTAGGGACAATGCATCCCTTTGCCAGAGCCTAAAGGCAGCTTGGGCCACTGTGTGCCTGTCTGGCGCTGCCCCTCCGAGTGGGTCAGCCCTCTGCTCTGGGCCTTCTAAAGAGAACCCGGGACTCCTAGAAGGTCTTTTGGGGCTTGGCAACCTCTAGAGGGCTGCACTGACTGGTCTGGGTAGCTTCCATCTTAGTGTGTCAAGCTGTAATTCTCAGCCACAGAAGGAGGTAGTCAACACCAGGGACCCACAGGGTCAGGATGAAATGTCCAGGGGAGACGAAGGGAGGCTCAATGAGGAAAAGGGGTTCAGCTTCTTCTCCAGGCGTGGTTGAGGCTGCTATGCAGAGGAAGGTGGCACTGCCACTTCTCTGCTGCAGAAAGCTCTGTCCTTCCCATAGGCCCCTACCCCACTTCAACTGACCACTCAACCCCACACCAAGGCTTCCGCAAGGCGCCACCATCACTGTCCAAGGGCAAGCAAGAGGACCCGGGTGGGGGATGGGGCAAACCCTACTCCGGGATAGATGAGCCAGCCCACTCCTTACCTGAAGCGGCGCTGTCCCTGGTGGCCCCTCCAGCCAGCCGCTCCAGAACCCAGTTCAGAAGATGCTCCGGCCGCTCGGGGgcgcccagaggggcccagggtgGAGGAGTCAGAGGCTCGCCGGGGGACAGCTCGTCTGAGGAGTAAGAGGAAGGGGAGCGCAGGGGTCCCCCTCCCCCGAGCGGCCCGGGCCCTGGGACCTCCTCCAGCTGCAGCCAACAGGGGCCCCCGCTGCCGAGCTCTTCCGCGACCCCCGCCGGCTCTCCTCCGTCCTCCTCTGGGGGCGGCTCCAGCCCCGGCTCGGCGGGGGGCTCCCGGAGGAAAGCTGGGAGCAGCAGGCGAGACACACTCTGACGCCGCTGCAGCGGCCGCGGTCCCCCGGCTGGACCGCCGCCCCCGCCaggtcccccaccccctccaggcCCGCCGCAGCTCCCCGGACCCCCGCCGGGACCTCCCGCCACCGTTCGCCCCGCCAGCTGCGACGTCTGCTTCTTTAGAAATTTCTCCAGCGGCTTCataccccgccccccccccccgcccctctcCTCAGGGCCGCCGGGGGACCCAGGTGTCCCAGGCacgggcggggaggggggcggggacaCGATGCTCAGAGCCGGAGGGGCAGAGCTGAGGGCCGTGCCAGGCTCCGGACTAGGGGCCAGAGGTGCCCGAGGCTCGCTGGCCGGAGTCCAGTGGCCAGTGGCCGGGGGAGGTGCCAGAGGGAAGGAGTGCCGGCTCTCAGTGGCCCCCCATGCCGGCTGCAGAGCACGCGGCCCGAAAAGTGGGCAGGCTGCGGGGCCGGTGCCCAAAGGCTCTGCGCTCCTGGGCCGGGCTGCGGCGGCAGAGACAGCGGGCGGAGCGCAAGGCTGTGAggacgcggcggcggcggcggcggctgcgctCCTGGCCGGGGGGAAGGTGGCAGAACTGAGACCACACCCCCTCCTCCAGTCCCCGCCCAGTCCCCGCCCCTACCCTTCAGCGGCCCGCCCACTTGGGCCGCGCGAGGCTTGAACTTGGGCGCTGGGGCTGACCGTGAGGGAAACAGTAAGGGGCTGAATGGATTGGGTTCGGAGTAGACGCAGACATTAAAGGCAAGGGTGAGGGAGTCATTTACCAGTGGAGAGGGAGCTTCCTGGCTCGAGGCTTACGAGGACTCTTGGTATCACTGCAAAAAATCAGGCTGCACACCTTGATGGACCTGCCTGTATTCAAGTGAGGGAGGCCTACAAAAATTGCTGATTGGGTGTCCATCACTCTCGATCTCGATTGTGCCCTCTGTTGCCATACTCAGTGGAGTATGTGGTCTTTATCTTCCTTCTGTAAAAAGGGCTGGGTAGGCCTCGAGTGAACTGGCATTGGAAGGGGGGAGGGGGACGGGAGGGCACCACCCATCTGCCCTTTCTGGTAGGGCACAATAGATGGTGAGGGCCTGGCCTGTGAGAGGCAGGTACTGGCAGGCAGGTAGGAGCCAAGCAGAGAGCAGCAGGTTGTGGCAAGTCTAATTAGGGTGAGGAGAAGAGATGGTAGGCAGAGGGAGAGCGAGATCAGGAGCACAAGGGCACCTTCACCTACTGGCAGCAGGAGGAAGCAGAGCCCTGGAGATGGGTGACAAGCTCTAGAACTGCCAACCAACACCATCAGACATAGAGAGACCCTCCAGAGGTGACATAGCCATGGAGTGGGGAAAGTGGTACCAAATATGCACTCCAGATAATCCTTATTTCTGATGCCTATGCCCAAAGCATTCTGTCGCTAAGGATAGACTGTCCCAGGTAGAGGCGGGTATGGAGACACGCTCAGGGTAAGCACGTCAAGGTTAAAGTAACAAGGTGGGGGAGTGGCACCAGGCAACATGTGGGTTGAGGCTCCTTGGACAATGCCCCACCTCTGTTTACTGTGCATGGGCCAGGCAGAGACAGGAATGCGAAAGCCTGGGAGTGGTGGTAGAACTGAACAGGGTGTGTACTACACGTGTCACCATGTGTGCTTATCTGGTCCAATGTGTACAAGAGCATGTGTTCGCAGAATTAAGGCTTTGCACACCCATCTGTTTGTGGATTTGCAAAAAGGAACAGTAAAAAAGGAGAGAGCACAATTTTGCCTGAGAAGCTAGAGATCCAAGTATCAGTTTCCTGATACTTTCTTCATTGGATACCCTGATATCCCTGGGGTCAAGAGGGGAAACTGGCTGGAGTGGCTTGGAGCTCCCCAGGTATTTCATGAACTGAGTAAGAAGAGAGGAGGGCTCCACTCCCAGCACATGCCACAGTTACCAGATTAAGCTGGTTGCCTTGGTAACGTCCTCTCTGGGCAGGATTTGGGATTGTCATTTAGGAAGGGGGAAGGATTGGGGAGTGTGGAGCATGTGGGGGCTGCAAATACAAGGGTCAAAGAGACTCCTGGAATTTGGAATTGGGGAACAGGACCCCAGCACCCTCCAACTACTCAAGGATATCAGGCATA
This portion of the Bubalus bubalis isolate 160015118507 breed Murrah chromosome 3, NDDB_SH_1, whole genome shotgun sequence genome encodes:
- the RAPGEFL1 gene encoding rap guanine nucleotide exchange factor-like 1 isoform X9 translates to MKPLEKFLKKQTSQLAGRTVAGGPGGGPGSCGGPGGGGGPGGGGGPAGGPRPLQRRQSVSRLLLPAFLREPPAEPGLEPPPEEDGGEPAGVAEELGSGGPCWLQLEEVPGPGPLGGGGPLRSPSSYSSDELSPGEPLTPPPWAPLGAPERPEHLLNWVLERLAGGATRDSAASDTLLDDIVLTHSLFLPTEKFLQELHQYFVWAGGMEGPEGLGRKQACLAMLLHFLDTYQGLLQEEEGAGRIIKDLYLLIMKDESLYQDLREDTLRLHQLVETVELKIPEESQPPSKQVKPLFRHFRRIDSCLQTRVAFRGSDEIFCRVYMPDHSYVTIRSRLSASVQDILGSVTEKLQYSEEPAGREDSLILVAVASSGAHSPAEKVLLQPTEDCVFTTLGINSHLFACTRDSFEALVPLPEEIQVSPGDTEIHRGEPEDVANHLTAFHWELFRCVHELEFVDYVFHGERGRRETANLELLLQRCSEVTHWVATEVLLCEAPGKRAQLLKKFIKIAAICKQNQDLLSFYAVVMGLDNAAVSRLRLTWEKLPGKFKNLFRKFENLTDPCRNHKSYREVISKMKPPVIPFVPLILKDLTFLHEGSKTLVDGLVNIEKLPPFLPTPLSSLVTPALTVLTKPPGPVSAAAHLWP
- the RAPGEFL1 gene encoding rap guanine nucleotide exchange factor-like 1 isoform X2, which gives rise to MKPLEKFLKKQTSQLAGRTVAGGPGGGPGSCGGPGGGGGPGGGGGPAGGPRPLQRRQSVSRLLLPAFLREPPAEPGLEPPPEEDGGEPAGVAEELGSGGPCWLQLEEVPGPGPLGGGGPLRSPSSYSSDELSPGEPLTPPPWAPLGAPERPEHLLNWVLERLAGGATRDSAASDTLLDDIVLTHSLFLPTEKFLQELHQYFVWAGGMEGPEGLGRKQACLAMLLHFLDTYQGLLQEEEGAGRIIKDLYLLIMKDESLYQDLREDTLRLHQLVETVELKIPEESQPPSKQVKPLFRHFRRIDSCLQTRVAFRGSDEIFCRVYMPDHSYVTIRSRLSASVQDILGSVTEKLQYSEEPAGREDSLILVAVASSGAHSPAEKVLLQPTEDCVFTTLGINSHLFACTRDSFEALVPLPEEIQVSPGDTEIHRGEPEDVANHLTAFHWELFRCVHELEFVDYVFHGERGRRETANLELLLQRCSEVTHWVATEVLLCEAPGKRAQLLKKFIKIAAICKQNQDLLSFYAVVMGLDNAAVSRLRLTWEKLPGKFKNLFRKFENLTDPCRNHKSYREVISKMKPPVIPFVPLILKDLTFLHEGSKTLVDGLVNIEKLHSVAEKVRTVRKYRSRPLSTLPPNTSQQPCHSSAHSPHQTPWSSLGCCPPLALTPALLPPTGLPDPFPCPTALPE
- the RAPGEFL1 gene encoding rap guanine nucleotide exchange factor-like 1 isoform X3 → MKPLEKFLKKQTSQLAGRTVAGGPGGGPGSCGGPGGGGGPGGGGGPAGGPRPLQRRQSVSRLLLPAFLREPPAEPGLEPPPEEDGGEPAGVAEELGSGGPCWLQLEEVPGPGPLGGGGPLRSPSSYSSDELSPGEPLTPPPWAPLGAPERPEHLLNWVLERLAGGATRDSAASDTLLDDIVLTHSLFLPTEKFLQELHQYFVWAGGMEGPEGLGRKQACLAMLLHFLDTYQGLLQEEEGAGRIIKDLYLLIMKDESLYQDLREDTLRLHQLVETVELKIPEESQPPSKQVKPLFRHFRRIDSCLQTRVAFRGSDEIFCRVYMPDHSYVTIRSRLSASVQDILGSVTEKLQYSEEPAGREDSLILVAVASSGEKVLLQPTEDCVFTTLGINSHLFACTRDSFEALVPLPEEIQVSPGDTEIHRGEPEDVANHLTAFHWELFRCVHELEFVDYVFHGERGRRETANLELLLQRCSEVTHWVATEVLLCEAPGKRAQLLKKFIKIAAICKQNQDLLSFYAVVMGLDNAAVSRLRLTWEKLPGKFKNLFRKFENLTDPCRNHKSYREVISKMKPPVIPFVPLILKDLTFLHEGSKTLVDGLVNIEKLGPPGLRVQDSRQLQGEVSWHSLTLLSGTTSFPSEEAAATPAKEAAAPVLRVYIFFTKSSGIVNLFFKNTRRERALYHM
- the RAPGEFL1 gene encoding rap guanine nucleotide exchange factor-like 1 isoform X1 translates to MKPLEKFLKKQTSQLAGRTVAGGPGGGPGSCGGPGGGGGPGGGGGPAGGPRPLQRRQSVSRLLLPAFLREPPAEPGLEPPPEEDGGEPAGVAEELGSGGPCWLQLEEVPGPGPLGGGGPLRSPSSYSSDELSPGEPLTPPPWAPLGAPERPEHLLNWVLERLAGGATRDSAASDTLLDDIVLTHSLFLPTEKFLQELHQYFVWAGGMEGPEGLGRKQACLAMLLHFLDTYQGLLQEEEGAGRIIKDLYLLIMKDESLYQDLREDTLRLHQLVETVELKIPEESQPPSKQVKPLFRHFRRIDSCLQTRVAFRGSDEIFCRVYMPDHSYVTIRSRLSASVQDILGSVTEKLQYSEEPAGREDSLILVAVASSGAHSPAEKVLLQPTEDCVFTTLGINSHLFACTRDSFEALVPLPEEIQVSPGDTEIHRGEPEDVANHLTAFHWELFRCVHELEFVDYVFHGERGRRETANLELLLQRCSEVTHWVATEVLLCEAPGKRAQLLKKFIKIAAICKQNQDLLSFYAVVMGLDNAAVSRLRLTWEKLPGKFKNLFRKFENLTDPCRNHKSYREVISKMKPPVIPFVPLILKDLTFLHEGSKTLVDGLVNIEKLGPPGLRVQDSRQLQGEVSWHSLTLLSGTTSFPSEEAAATPAKEAAAPVLRVYIFFTKSSGIVNLFFKNTRRERALYHM
- the RAPGEFL1 gene encoding rap guanine nucleotide exchange factor-like 1 isoform X6, with product MKPLEKFLKKQTSQLAGRTVAGGPGGGPGSCGGPGGGGGPGGGGGPAGGPRPLQRRQSVSRLLLPAFLREPPAEPGLEPPPEEDGGEPAGVAEELGSGGPCWLQLEEVPGPGPLGGGGPLRSPSSYSSDELSPGEPLTPPPWAPLGAPERPEHLLNWVLERLAGGATRDSAASDTLLDDIVLTHSLFLPTEKFLQELHQYFVWAGGMEGPEGLGRKQACLAMLLHFLDTYQGLLQEEEGAGRIIKDLYLLIMKDESLYQDLREDTLRLHQLVETVELKIPEESQPPSKQVKPLFRHFRRIDSCLQTRVAFRGSDEIFCRVYMPDHSYVTIRSRLSASVQDILGSVTEKLQYSEEPAGREDSLILVAVASSGEKVLLQPTEDCVFTTLGINSHLFACTRDSFEALVPLPEEIQVSPGDTEIHRGEPEDVANHLTAFHWELFRCVHELEFVDYVFHGERGRRETANLELLLQRCSEVTHWVATEVLLCEAPGKRAQLLKKFIKIAAICKQNQDLLSFYAVVMGLDNAAVSRLRLTWEKLPGKFKNLFRKFENLTDPCRNHKSYREVISKMKPPVIPFVPLILKDLTFLHEGSKTLVDGLVNIEKLHSVAEKVRTVRKYRSRPLCLDMEASPHHLQTKAYVRQFQVIDNQNLLFELSYKLEANSQ
- the RAPGEFL1 gene encoding rap guanine nucleotide exchange factor-like 1 isoform X7; translated protein: MKPLEKFLKKQTSQLAGRTVAGGPGGGPGSCGGPGGGGGPGGGGGPAGGPRPLQRRQSVSRLLLPAFLREPPAEPGLEPPPEEDGGEPAGVAEELGSGGPCWLQLEEVPGPGPLGGGGPLRSPSSYSSDELSPGEPLTPPPWAPLGAPERPEHLLNWVLERLAGGATRDSAASDTLLDDIVLTHSLFLPTEKFLQELHQYFVWAGGMEGPEGLGRKQACLAMLLHFLDTYQGLLQEEEGAGRIIKDLYLLIMKDESLYQDLREDTLRLHQLVETVELKIPEESQPPSKQVKPLFRHFRRIDSCLQTRVAFRGSDEIFCRVYMPDHSYVTIRSRLSASVQDILGSVTEKLQYSEEPAGREDSLILVAVASSGAHSPAEKVLLQPTEDCVFTTLGINSHLFACTRDSFEALVPLPEEIQVSPGDTEIHRGEPEDVANHLTAFHWELFRCVHELEFVDYVFHGERGRRETANLELLLQRCSEVTHWVATEVLLCEAPGKRAQLLKKFIKIAAICKQNQDLLSFYAVVMGLDNAAVSRLRLTWEKLPGKFKNLFRKFENLTDPCRNHKSYREVISKMKPPVIPFVPLILKDLTFLHEGSKTLVDGLVNIEKLALIWRPPHITCRPRPTCASSRSLTTRTSSSSSPTSWRPTVSEN
- the RAPGEFL1 gene encoding rap guanine nucleotide exchange factor-like 1 isoform X10, with amino-acid sequence MKPLEKFLKKQTSQLAGRTVAGGPGGGPGSCGGPGGGGGPGGGGGPAGGPRPLQRRQSVSRLLLPAFLREPPAEPGLEPPPEEDGGEPAGVAEELGSGGPCWLQLEEVPGPGPLGGGGPLRSPSSYSSDELSPGEPLTPPPWAPLGAPERPEHLLNWVLERLAGGATRDSAASDTLLDDIVLTHSLFLPTEKFLQELHQYFVWAGGMEGPEGLGRKQACLAMLLHFLDTYQGLLQEEEGAGRIIKDLYLLIMKDESLYQDLREDTLRLHQLVETVELKIPEESQPPSKQVKPLFRHFRRIDSCLQTRVAFRGSDEIFCRVYMPDHSYVTIRSRLSASVQDILGSVTEKLQYSEEPAGREDSLILVAVASSGAHSPAEKVLLQPTEDCVFTTLGINSHLFACTRDSFEALVPLPEEIQVSPGDTEIHRGEPEDVANHLTAFHWELFRCVHELEFVDYVFHGERGRRETANLELLLQRCSEVTHWVATEVLLCEAPGKRAQLLKKFIKIAAICKQNQDLLSFYAVVMGLDNAAVSRLRLTWEKLPGKFKNLFRKFENLTDPCRNHKSYREVISKMKPPVIPFVPLILKDLTFLHEGSKTLVDGLVNIEKLHSVAEKVRTVRKYRSRPLWASRAEGARLPAATG